The Candidatus Poribacteria bacterium DNA segment CTACATAGATGCCGCCCCTACGGGGCTTGGTTGTTTGGGGTACGCACGTTCTACACAGATGCCGCCCCTACGGGGCTTGCGTTCTTTGGATAGCACCGTTCTATACAGATGCCGCCCCTATGGGGCTAATGATGGAATGTTATACGCGATCTACACAGATACCGCCCCTACAGGGCTTGGTTCCTTTGGTTTTAACCCTGCTACACAGATACCGCCCCTACGGGGCTATGTTTTAGTGGGGGCACGCGGTCTACACAGATGCCGCAGAAATACCCAAGCAAAAACACCCCAAGAAAAAACCCCACCATGCACTATGGCGAAAACTCATTTGCCTTGACGTAATACAAAAACCCGATGCACATCTCATCTGTTGTTTTTTCACCCCAGCCGACTGGCACCGGTGGGTCGTGTGGGTTTGCTGGGTTCTCTGCTGAGTTGTCAAAATGGGCGACGAGGTCTACACGGGTGCCAGCAGGTAGGAAAATCGGCTCGCGGTAATGGTAGACATCCTGCCAATTGAAATCCCAATCTTGAATCCATATCAGATCGTGCTTATCACCGGACGGGGTTGTTGCGACAAGGCGCATGTCGCGTCCGAGGAGATGCATGTGGGGCATGGTTGCCAAGAGATAGACATCCCTCTTGAAGTTTTCGGATGCCAAGACCTCATACCACTTTTCACCGGCAGGGATAACGAAATCGCTGTTGATTGCGTCGCCGATGCGGAGCTTGGTGGTCTTCGCCGTTTTGGAGAAATATAACCCTAACCGCGAACGATCGCGTTCGACGTGTCCGGTGCGGTAGTAATGCACCTGCATGACAATATCGGCACCTTTGGGTAAGAGATACCCGACACCCTCCGGTAAGACAGACGGCGTAACACCGGGTGCCCAACCGCCAAGCGTTCCTGAACTGTCAAATCCGGGTCCTGTGCCTTCCGTGACATAGCCAGGTTTCGGGTCCTGTGCGTCGAGTTTACGCGCCTCGCCGTTCACATCCAAATAGGCAATGACGTGATGCACGGTCTTCCGATTGCCGGGTTGCACGTCAACCGCTTGAACGTACATGTCCGTGTCGAAATTGGTTGGGATAATGAACTGGCGATACTCGTCTTCGCCTTCCGGTGCGATCTCATACTCGACCGGCATTTCAGCGATCCAGTCGGGTTCACCGAGTGCCCAGCCTTTTGGGAATTCGGGGGCAGGCGGAACAGCGTCAAGGTCGCCTGCGGGTGCACCGGCTTCGACCCAACCTGCAATCAGTTGGATTTCGGTGTCCGTGAGGCGGCGTTCGTTTTTGAAGTCGCCGTAACCGGCAGCGGGTTGCCATGGTGGCATGAGGCGTGCCTTTGTGTATTCGGCAATCTCTGTTGCCCACGCCTTCGCGTCGCCGTAGTCGGTGAGCGTGAAGGGTGCGACTTCGCCGTGCCGATGACACGTCTGACAATTTTTCTGGAGTATCGACGCGATGTGCTTGCTATAGGTGACCTCTGCGGGGATGTCCGTTTCAGGAAGATGGATC contains these protein-coding regions:
- a CDS encoding redoxin domain-containing protein, whose amino-acid sequence is MKPHILILFLILTLPLAGYTATDDYTIPKKHRVIQEATLQPSNVPIGTALPHLTFTALNGNTYNLGTLTERGPVVFVLLATECPVAQRYTMRLKRLHDEFTSQNTTFVGIYSNENDSVDDVKSYAAKAEFPFPVVKDATGELARALGATMTPQAILVDTSNTVRYRGAIDDNRYETRIKHHYLQDALLATHTDTEIPVQETPAFGCTIHLPETDIPAEVTYSKHIASILQKNCQTCHRHGEVAPFTLTDYGDAKAWATEIAEYTKARLMPPWQPAAGYGDFKNERRLTDTEIQLIAGWVEAGAPAGDLDAVPPAPEFPKGWALGEPDWIAEMPVEYEIAPEGEDEYRQFIIPTNFDTDMYVQAVDVQPGNRKTVHHVIAYLDVNGEARKLDAQDPKPGYVTEGTGPGFDSSGTLGGWAPGVTPSVLPEGVGYLLPKGADIVMQVHYYRTGHVERDRSRLGLYFSKTAKTTKLRIGDAINSDFVIPAGEKWYEVLASENFKRDVYLLATMPHMHLLGRDMRLVATTPSGDKHDLIWIQDWDFNWQDVYHYREPIFLPAGTRVDLVAHFDNSAENPANPHDPPVPVGWGEKTTDEMCIGFLYYVKANEFSP